One Spinacia oleracea cultivar Varoflay chromosome 4, BTI_SOV_V1, whole genome shotgun sequence DNA segment encodes these proteins:
- the LOC110794668 gene encoding uncharacterized protein, translating into MDRPWKQHRYTLKKKHFDPVKTPEQNFSNLPDGVSSKSWSDLVTYWFTPKAMEKSELGKNARALQDRNHKSGATSFANRRADLKKKGEFSELAFYKSVYAKDGSFEEGTPSHQFMEEANDEVQENLASSSSSLSRVEIENEVFNRLMYKGEIPKRPLNYGFGVKQSDIFGVEGLLRKEGSSYVNNGAVEVENIKGELSAVKKQNQELAQQNKALSTKFDETMQSFKMIASFLGQVLKEVRKGNVSSDLLDGAESAIHVINDDSGGSGEK; encoded by the exons ATGGACAGACCATGGAAGCAGCATAGATACACATTGAAGAAAAAACATTTCGATCCAGTGAAAACTCCAGAACAAAACTTTTCCAATCTGCCTGATGGAGTCTCCTCTAAGAGTTGGTCGGATTTGGTTACATATTGGTTTACACCAAAGGCCATG GAAAAATCTGAACTTGGAAAAAATGCTCGAGCATTACAAGACCGTAATCACAAGAGTGGTGCTACAAGCTTTGCTAATCGAAGAGCTGATTTG AAAAAGAAAGGGGAGTTTAGCGAATTGGCATTTTACAAATCAGTTTATGCCAAAGATGGAAGCTTTGAAGAGGGCACACCCTCTCATCAATTTATG GAGGAAGCAAACGATGAGGTCCAAGAAAACCTTGCGAGTTCCTCTTCTTCCTTGTCTAGGGTTGAAATTGAGAATGAGGTCTTTAATAGGCTTATGTATAAAGGTGAAATACCTAAACGTCCTCTGAATTATGGGTTTGGAGTGAAACAAAGTGACATCTTTGGAGTGGAAGGTTTGCTAAGGAAAGAAGGGTCAAGCTATGTTAACAATGGTGCCGTGGAAGTGGAGAACATAAAAGGTGAACTATCAGCTGTAAAGAAGCAAAATCAGGAACTTGCACAACAAAATAAAGCTCTAAGCACGAAGTTTGATGAAACAATGCAGTCATTTAAAATGATTGCTTCTTTCTTAGGACAAGTTTTGAAGGAAGTACGCAAAGGAAATGTTTCATCAGACCTTTTAGATGGTGCGGAATCAGCAATACATGTG ATTAATGATGATTCTGGTGGGAGTGGTGAAAAATAG